In one Candidatus Zixiibacteriota bacterium genomic region, the following are encoded:
- a CDS encoding asparaginase, which produces MVDIVARVYRGEREESVHYGSVAVVNKEGKLTHYVGDPEFFTFVRSSSKPFQLIPLFQTGAADHFRFTSQQLSIMCGSHSGTDLHRDVVLSNLIAAGNSPENLKCGIHVPLYMQMSGEIPEHNEHKDCLRHNCSGKHSGFLAQARFLGEDVSHYLDPNSKTQQLVLDAVAGMYGYPRDKMKLGIDGCSAPNFGLPLIHTAQAFKRLALAEGYTPDVSKVLVRIKQAMTEFPVLFSGEGRFDLALMRTFPGNIICKGGAEAIQGIGFVNPPIGIAVKIHDGNSRAIGPVCVEVLKQLGLIDIEKAEHLKSFYNPEIRNFMHLLTGQISAEFSLKKV; this is translated from the coding sequence ATGGTTGATATAGTTGCCAGAGTTTATCGGGGGGAGAGGGAAGAGTCGGTTCATTACGGCTCGGTGGCCGTCGTTAATAAAGAGGGGAAACTGACCCATTATGTCGGCGACCCGGAATTTTTCACTTTCGTCCGGTCATCATCAAAGCCGTTTCAATTAATCCCGCTGTTCCAGACCGGCGCGGCCGATCATTTCCGATTCACCAGTCAGCAGCTTTCGATTATGTGTGGGTCACACTCCGGAACCGACCTGCACCGCGATGTGGTGCTCTCCAACCTGATAGCGGCCGGCAATTCGCCCGAAAATCTCAAATGTGGCATTCATGTTCCGCTCTACATGCAGATGAGCGGCGAAATTCCGGAGCATAATGAACACAAAGATTGTCTCCGCCATAACTGCTCCGGCAAGCATTCCGGGTTTCTGGCACAGGCGCGGTTTCTGGGCGAAGATGTTTCCCATTACCTCGACCCGAATTCCAAAACCCAGCAGTTAGTGCTCGACGCCGTGGCCGGAATGTATGGTTATCCCAGGGACAAGATGAAACTTGGCATCGATGGCTGTTCGGCACCCAATTTTGGACTGCCGCTTATTCATACGGCGCAGGCCTTCAAGCGACTGGCGCTGGCCGAGGGTTATACTCCCGATGTCTCAAAGGTACTTGTGAGGATCAAACAGGCAATGACCGAATTCCCGGTCTTGTTCTCCGGTGAAGGGCGGTTTGATCTGGCCCTGATGCGGACTTTCCCGGGAAATATTATCTGCAAGGGGGGAGCCGAGGCGATTCAGGGAATCGGTTTTGTTAATCCGCCCATCGGCATTGCAGTAAAAATCCATGATGGAAACTCTCGGGCCATCGGGCCTGTCTGTGTCGAGGTCTTGAAGCAGTTGGGTCTGATTGATATCGAAAAAGCAGAGCATCTCAAATCCTTTTACAATCCGGAAATTCGTAATTTTATGCACCTTCTCACCGGGCAAATAAGTGCGGAATTCAGCTTGAAAAAAGTGTGA